Proteins encoded together in one Euwallacea similis isolate ESF13 chromosome 12, ESF131.1, whole genome shotgun sequence window:
- the LOC136412380 gene encoding efflux pump periplasmic linker BepD-like, whose amino-acid sequence MRNKVIIISSIAFILLFFISSAFLKKDQAVHSDNATSSFSVKTQECAPQNRTIYLNFSGTVNPLHRASLVSKISGKIIAIYLPDGEKVKRDDIVLKIEDYDRIEQAQKAKALLKQREIEYDSSHKLNKKGYGAQIQVEAAFTALQSAKADLKRLELDLENTAVTSPIDGYIDKINANEGDFVNAGQKIADVVNFDQILVVLYVSENEVNKIELGSTAQINLLDGKELAGEVSFISKIAEPKTGSYRVEVKVTNNKMISLQGLTANVRLPSGERFAYKVPSSALSLSDEGALGIKIVDDNNYVVFAPIEIVDHESDGVWIVANNEGKSIKLIVLGHLFVKPGDKV is encoded by the coding sequence ATGAGAAATAAAGTAATCATCATTTCCAGTATTGCTTTTATTCTACTGTTTTTTATCAGCagtgcatttttaaaaaaagatcagGCGGTTCATAGTGATAATGCAACTAGTAGCTTTTCAGTAAAAACTCAAGAATGTGCGCCGCAAAACCGCactatatatttaaatttttctggtACAGTAAATCCCTTACATAGAGCTAGCCTTGTCTCAAAAATAAGTGGTAAGATTATTGCTATTTATTTACCTGATGGTGAAAAGGTAAAAAGAGATGATATAGTGTTAAAGATAGAAGATTATGACAGGATTGAGCAAGCTCAGAAAGCCAAAGCTTTATTAAAGCAGCGTGAAATTGAGTATGATTCCTCTCAcaaactgaataaaaaaggCTATGGGGCACAAATACAAGTAGAAGCAGCTTTTACTGCGTTACAAAGTGCAAAAGCTGACCTAAAAAGGCTAGAATTGGATTTAGAAAATACTGCAGTCACATCTCCTATAGATGGTTATATTGATAAAATCAATGCAAACGAAGGGGATTTTGTTAATGCTGGGCAAAAAATAGCTGACGTGGTTAATTTCGATCAAATTCTTGTAGTGTTATACGTTTCGGaaaatgaagtaaataaaatagagcTAGGCAGCACAGCTCAAATTAATTTACTGGATGGAAAAGAATTGGCAGGAGAAGTAagttttattagtaaaattgcTGAGCCTAAAACTGGGTCTTATAGGGTAGAAGTAAAGgtaactaataataaaatgatatcCTTGCAGGGACTAACTGCCAACGTAAGGCTACCTTCAGGCGAAAGATTTGCATATAAAGTTCCTTCTTCAGCCCTGAGCTTAAGTGACGAGGGTGCTCTTGGAATAAAGATTGttgatgataataattatgtaGTATTTGCACCAATAGAAATTGTTGATCATGAGAGCGATGGGGTTTGGATAGTAGCAAATAACGAAGGTAAATCCATAAAGTTAATAGTATTGGGCCACCTGTTTGTTAAGCCTGGTGATAAGGTTTAA
- the LOC136412381 gene encoding DNA primase-like, with protein sequence MYVSHFREWQPLGCKHEIKAASGDAFEFISQTEGLSFKEALERLASVTGVELPKNLSITKEDNKLFLALDLAANWFAQKNQGVVDYLKQRKISPKIIDKFKIGYAPSSGLKEYLNSSGIEDKILIDIGLVNKNFRDYFYDRLIFPIQSIAGRVVGFGGRALSSEQQPKYLNSPESQLFKKRENLYGLNFALSEIRKKQHIFVVEGYMDVIALHQAEISNTVAPLGTAISAEQIKNLWKFAKEISICMDGDSAGRHAATRVAELALLILEPGYTLKFVTLPSNKDPYDICNELEYKKEDVLTALDHSTKLHSEYLWHHIIDSNLQNYEKLAPEKYSILEHKFMEYVNTISNSSIRRYYRDYFYNKASELRSSFKKQIFNSKTGATKGEYLHNKSPELIEAEQNQAVILRIAVEFPEILNRPIFFEQFSHFEFTNEMKRLQQRIIDVISNKSKLDKEALLQELKQFNVIKYVFEKTSVLNSQLNERKSAEIVWNNIVLLKELNALRKERTKARLSGNLDLEERLIEQIEQIESSIQEMQMEFIEK encoded by the exons ATGTATGTCTCACATTTTAGAGAGTGGCAACCTCTAGGATGCAAGCATGAGATAAAAGCAG CCAGTGGTGACgcatttgaatttatttcacaaacTGAAGGATTAAGCTTTAAAGAAGCATTGGAAAGATTAGCATCGGTTACAGGTGTTGAACTGCCCAAAAATCTTAGTATTACAAAAGAGGAcaataaactatttttagCGCTTGATTTAGCTGCAAATTGGTTTgcacaaaaaaatcaaggtGTTGTAGATTATTTAAAGCAGCGTAAGATTTCACCTAAAATCATAGATAAATTTAAGATAGGTTATGCACCAAGCTCTGGTTTGAAAGAGTATTTAAACTCTTCAGGTATtgaagacaaaattttaattgatattggattagtaaacaaaaattttcgtgattatttttatgacCGGCTGATATTTCCTATACAGAGCATTGCAGGGAGAGTTGTTGGTTTTGGCGGACGTGCGCTAAGTTCTGAGCAAcagccgaaatatttaaatagccCAGAGAGTCAGCTCTTCAAGAAGAGAGAGAATTTATACGGATTAAACTTTGCTTTAAGCGAAATACGTAAAAAACAGCACATATTTGTTGTTGAAGGATATATGGACGTGATAGCACTACATCAAGCGGAAATTAGCAATACAGTTGCTCCGCTTGGTACTGCAATTTCTGCAGAACAGATAAAAAATCTATGGAAATTTGCTAAAGAAATCTCCATCTGTATGGATGGCGATAGTGCTGGACGTCATGCTGCTACTCGAGTTGCAGAACTTGCTCTGCTAATATTAGAGCCTGGATACACGTTAAAGTTTGTGACTTTGCCGAGTAATAAAGATCCATACGATATATGTAACGAACTGGAATACAAGAAAGAAGACGTATTGACTGCTCTTGACCATTCAACAAAACTGCATTCTGAATATTTATGGCATCACATAATCGATagcaatttgcaaaattatgaaaaacttGCTCcggaaaaatattcaattcttGAGCACAAGTTCATGGAATATGTAAATACTATTAGCAACAGCAGTATTAGAAGGTATTACAGagattatttttacaataagGCTAGTGAACTAAGAAGTAGCTtcaaaaaacagatttttaatagtaaaactGGAGCAACAAAAGGTGAGTATCTTCATAACAAATCTCCAGAGCTAATTGAAGCAGAGCAAAATCAGGCCGTAATTTTGCGTATAGCCGTAGAATTTCCTGAAATCTTGAACCGTCCTATattttttgagcaattttctcattttgaatttaCTAATGAGATGAAAAGATTACAACAGCGTATAATTGATGTAATAAGTAACAAAAGCAAACTCGATAAAGAGGCTTTGTTACAAGAATTGAAACAGTTTAACGTTATAAAgtatgtatttgaaaaaactagtGTACTAAATAGCCAACTGAACGAGAGAAAATCTGCAGAAATTGTGTGGAATAATATAGTGTTACTAAAAGAATTAAATGCATTACGAAAAGAAAGAACCAAAGCGAGGCTGAGCGGTAATCTTGACTTAGAAGAAAGGTTAATAGAACAAATAGAGCAAATAGAAAGTAGTATACAAGAAATGCAAATGGAGTTTATTGAAAAGTAG